In Nonomuraea muscovyensis, one genomic interval encodes:
- a CDS encoding NAD-dependent epimerase/dehydratase family protein: MKVMVTGSAGFIGSHVAEAVEEAGHEVVPFDLRAGADVRDEAALDRSLPGVDLVVHQAAKVGLGVDVSDLPAYAAVNVYGTAVLLAAMARHGVGRLVLASSMVVYGEGAYDCAGHGRVRPGPRAREDLDHGLFDPVCPLCGARVRHAVIGEDAPPDPRNAYATTKLAQEHLAANWARETGGTAVALRYHNVYGPRMPRDTPYAGVAAIFRSALAAGRAPRVFEDGGQVRDFVHVRDVARANLAAAGATPPPGRLTIYNIASGTPHTVGEMAAALAAARGGPEPVVTGEYRLGDVRHIVAAPGRARAELGFQAAVGFEAGMTEFAAAPLGAT; the protein is encoded by the coding sequence ATGAAGGTGATGGTCACCGGCTCGGCCGGTTTCATCGGGAGTCACGTCGCCGAGGCCGTCGAGGAGGCGGGGCACGAGGTCGTCCCGTTCGACCTGCGTGCCGGCGCCGACGTGCGGGACGAGGCCGCTCTGGACCGGTCGCTGCCGGGCGTCGACCTGGTCGTGCACCAGGCGGCGAAGGTGGGGCTCGGCGTGGACGTGTCCGACCTCCCGGCGTACGCGGCGGTCAACGTGTACGGCACCGCCGTCCTGCTCGCGGCGATGGCCCGGCACGGCGTGGGCCGGCTGGTCCTGGCCTCCTCGATGGTGGTCTACGGCGAGGGCGCCTACGACTGCGCCGGGCACGGCCGGGTGCGGCCCGGCCCGCGCGCCCGCGAGGACCTTGACCATGGGCTGTTCGACCCGGTCTGCCCGCTGTGCGGCGCGCGGGTGCGCCACGCGGTGATCGGGGAGGACGCACCGCCGGACCCGCGCAACGCGTACGCGACCACCAAGCTCGCCCAGGAGCATCTGGCCGCGAACTGGGCCAGGGAGACGGGCGGGACGGCGGTGGCGCTGCGATACCACAACGTCTACGGGCCGCGGATGCCACGGGACACGCCCTATGCCGGGGTGGCGGCGATCTTCCGATCGGCGCTGGCGGCCGGGCGGGCGCCGCGGGTGTTCGAGGACGGCGGCCAGGTGCGCGACTTCGTGCACGTCCGGGACGTGGCCCGGGCCAACCTGGCGGCGGCCGGCGCGACCCCGCCGCCGGGCCGGCTGACCATCTACAACATCGCCAGCGGCACGCCGCACACCGTCGGGGAGATGGCCGCCGCCCTCGCCGCCGCGCGCGGCGGGCCGGAGCCCGTGGTCACGGGTGAGTACCGGCTGGGGGACGTCCGGCACATCGTCGCCGCGCCCGGCCGGGCCCGCGCCGAGCTGGGCTTCCAGGCCGCCGTCGGCTTCGAGGCGGGCATGACGGAGTTCGCCGCCGCTCCGCTGGGGGCCACGTGA
- a CDS encoding glycosyltransferase family 2 protein encodes MSVEVILPCLDERAALPWVLGRMPPGYRPIVVDNGSTDGSAALAAELGAEVVAEPRRGFGAACHAGLLTATADVVCFMDADASLDPRLLPEVVAPVLAGRADLVLGRRVLQPGASWPPHARLGNAVLTRSLRRRAGVPLRDLGPMRACSRADLVALGLTDRRFGYPLEMVLRAARAGWRITEVDVAYLRRHGRSKVTGTVRGTLRAVADMRGVMRHLAR; translated from the coding sequence GTGAGCGTCGAGGTGATCCTGCCCTGCCTGGACGAGCGGGCGGCGCTGCCGTGGGTGCTCGGGCGCATGCCGCCCGGCTACCGGCCGATCGTGGTGGACAACGGGTCCACCGACGGCTCGGCCGCGCTCGCCGCCGAACTGGGAGCCGAGGTGGTCGCCGAGCCGCGCCGGGGGTTCGGCGCCGCGTGCCACGCCGGGCTGCTGACCGCGACCGCGGACGTCGTGTGCTTCATGGACGCCGACGCCTCCCTCGACCCGCGCCTGCTGCCGGAGGTCGTCGCCCCCGTGCTGGCGGGGCGGGCCGACCTGGTGCTCGGCCGGCGGGTGCTCCAGCCGGGCGCGTCATGGCCGCCCCACGCCCGGCTCGGCAACGCCGTGCTGACCAGGAGCCTGCGCCGCCGCGCCGGCGTCCCGCTGCGCGACCTCGGCCCCATGCGGGCCTGCTCGCGGGCCGACCTGGTCGCGCTCGGCCTGACCGACCGCCGGTTCGGCTACCCGCTGGAGATGGTGCTGCGCGCGGCGCGGGCCGGCTGGCGGATCACCGAGGTGGACGTGGCCTACCTGCGCCGGCACGGGCGGTCCAAGGTCACCGGCACGGTGCGCGGCACGCTGCGGGCCGTCGCCGACATGCGCGGGGTCATGCGGCACCTGGCGCGGTGA
- a CDS encoding glycosyltransferase 87 family protein, whose product MSRTTVPAGAILLVLVAVLVRMSLGPPGLLGWYLAGWALFAAALWLTRRLPRRELAVLVVAGGVAVTATGLVAPPATSTDSYRYAWDGRVQATGVSPYDHPPADPALAPLRDDWLFPADCATPGLSRLPEGGCTRINRPAVHTIYPPLAEDYFLLVHWLSPGGSRHKPLQLAGALLSVAVLLALCRWAGVRAAAAWAWCPAVPVEAVNNAHVDVLGVLLVVLALACRTDRGRGALLGAAAAAKLLPAIALPGALSGVLKDGVRGRRVLAVVGPAALVVALAYLPYLLASRESVVGYLFGYVAEEGYEDPSARDRYGLLRLFLPDAWAPFAAILLLALVVLHVLRRGDPGRPWSGALLVTGSLLLLFTPGYSWYALLVVALAAMDGRWEWLGVAAAGAVAYLSGPATAAYAAAALAVVACWAVRLPGRRVPDGEVTAPGAA is encoded by the coding sequence ATGAGCAGGACCACGGTGCCCGCCGGAGCGATCCTCCTTGTCCTGGTCGCCGTCCTCGTCAGGATGTCGCTGGGCCCGCCCGGCCTGCTGGGCTGGTACCTGGCCGGCTGGGCGCTGTTCGCCGCCGCGCTGTGGCTGACCCGCCGGCTGCCGCGACGGGAGCTGGCCGTCCTCGTCGTCGCCGGAGGCGTCGCCGTGACCGCCACCGGCCTGGTCGCCCCGCCCGCCACGAGCACCGACTCCTACCGCTACGCGTGGGACGGCCGCGTGCAGGCGACCGGCGTCTCGCCCTACGACCACCCGCCCGCCGACCCGGCCCTCGCCCCCTTGCGGGACGACTGGCTCTTCCCCGCCGACTGCGCGACGCCCGGCCTGTCACGCCTGCCGGAGGGCGGGTGCACCCGGATCAACCGGCCCGCCGTGCACACGATCTATCCGCCGCTCGCCGAGGACTACTTCCTGCTGGTGCACTGGCTGTCACCCGGTGGCTCGCGGCACAAGCCGCTCCAGCTCGCGGGCGCGCTGCTGTCGGTCGCGGTCCTGCTCGCCCTGTGCCGGTGGGCGGGCGTCCGGGCGGCCGCGGCCTGGGCCTGGTGCCCGGCCGTGCCGGTCGAGGCGGTGAACAACGCGCACGTCGACGTGCTGGGCGTGCTGCTGGTGGTTCTGGCGCTGGCCTGCCGCACCGATCGCGGACGGGGGGCGCTGCTCGGCGCGGCGGCGGCGGCCAAGCTGCTGCCGGCGATCGCGTTGCCCGGCGCGCTCTCGGGCGTGCTGAAGGACGGGGTGCGCGGGCGGCGCGTGCTCGCCGTCGTGGGGCCCGCCGCGCTGGTCGTCGCGCTGGCCTACCTGCCCTACCTGCTGGCCTCGCGGGAATCCGTCGTGGGCTACCTGTTCGGGTACGTCGCCGAGGAGGGGTACGAGGATCCCTCGGCGCGCGACCGGTACGGGCTCCTGCGGCTGTTCCTGCCCGACGCGTGGGCCCCGTTCGCCGCGATCCTCCTGCTGGCCCTGGTCGTCCTGCACGTGCTGCGCCGCGGCGACCCGGGCCGGCCCTGGAGCGGCGCCCTGCTGGTCACGGGCTCCCTGCTGCTGCTGTTCACCCCGGGATACTCCTGGTACGCGCTGCTCGTGGTCGCGCTGGCCGCCATGGACGGGAGGTGGGAGTGGCTCGGTGTGGCGGCGGCGGGAGCGGTCGCCTACCTCTCCGGCCCGGCCACCGCCGCCTACGCGGCGGCGGCGCTGGCGGTGGTGGCCTGCTGGGCGGTCCGCCTTCCCGGGCGCCGCGTCCCCGACGGGGAGGTCACCGCGCCAGGTGCCGCATGA
- a CDS encoding TIGR04282 family arsenosugar biosynthesis glycosyltransferase has protein sequence MTQIVTIAKEPVAGRVKTRLTPPFSPAEAAFLAEAAIVDTLRAVVATPAAQRVLALDGLPGRWLPAGLVVIPQRGRGLDERLAAAFADAHRLRPGPVVLIGMDTPQVTPGLLLRAVEALDGDDAVYGPAADGGFWLLGLRRPDPALLLGVPMSQPHTGREQLRRLARAGLSVRRLPVLTDVDTAADARRVAAEAPGSRFAAALRQVTRIPAQAALR, from the coding sequence ATGACGCAGATCGTGACCATCGCCAAGGAACCGGTGGCCGGCCGGGTCAAGACCCGGCTGACGCCGCCGTTCAGCCCGGCCGAGGCCGCGTTCCTGGCCGAGGCGGCGATCGTGGACACGCTGCGGGCCGTCGTCGCCACCCCCGCCGCCCAGCGGGTGCTCGCGCTGGACGGGCTGCCGGGGCGCTGGCTGCCCGCGGGCCTCGTGGTGATCCCCCAACGCGGCCGCGGGCTGGACGAGCGACTGGCCGCCGCCTTCGCCGACGCCCACCGGCTCCGCCCCGGGCCGGTGGTGCTCATCGGCATGGACACCCCTCAGGTGACCCCGGGCCTGCTGCTGCGTGCCGTCGAGGCCCTCGACGGCGACGACGCCGTGTACGGCCCGGCGGCCGACGGCGGCTTCTGGCTGCTCGGGCTGCGCCGGCCCGACCCCGCCCTGCTGCTGGGCGTACCGATGTCCCAGCCGCACACCGGACGCGAGCAGCTCCGTCGGCTCGCGCGAGCCGGCCTGAGCGTGCGGCGCCTGCCCGTGCTGACGGACGTGGACACCGCGGCCGACGCCCGCCGGGTGGCCGCCGAGGCGCCGGGCTCCCGCTTCGCCGCGGCGCTGCGTCAGGTGACGCGGATCCCGGCGCAGGCCGCCCTGCGATGA
- a CDS encoding class I SAM-dependent methyltransferase has product MIGELYADALAGTPVEIEYVDGSRAVLEAARWTRPIDGDETMLRRCAGPTLDIGSGPGRLTVALNRRGVPALGIDITPHAVRLTRAAGGFALLRSVFDEVPGSGRWGTALLADGNIGIGGHPGALLRRVRELVRPGGEVVAEVEGPGVASRVDRVRLRRAGTVGDWFAWAVVSADDIARVARPAGFAVADRWQEGRRWFAVLS; this is encoded by the coding sequence ATGATCGGAGAGCTCTACGCCGACGCCCTGGCCGGCACGCCCGTGGAGATCGAGTACGTCGACGGGTCCCGAGCCGTCCTGGAGGCCGCCCGCTGGACGCGGCCCATCGACGGCGACGAGACCATGCTGCGCCGGTGCGCCGGCCCCACCCTGGACATCGGCTCGGGGCCGGGGCGGCTCACCGTCGCGCTGAACCGCCGGGGCGTTCCGGCGCTGGGCATCGACATCACCCCGCACGCGGTGCGGCTGACCCGCGCGGCGGGCGGCTTCGCGCTGCTGCGCAGCGTCTTCGACGAGGTTCCGGGAAGCGGGCGGTGGGGGACGGCGCTGCTCGCCGACGGCAACATCGGCATCGGCGGCCACCCGGGCGCCCTGCTGCGCAGGGTCAGGGAGCTGGTGCGGCCGGGCGGGGAGGTGGTCGCCGAGGTGGAGGGGCCGGGGGTGGCCAGCCGGGTGGACCGGGTACGGCTGCGCCGCGCCGGGACGGTGGGCGACTGGTTCGCGTGGGCGGTGGTGTCGGCCGACGACATCGCGCGGGTCGCCCGGCCGGCCGGTTTCGCCGTGGCCGACCGCTGGCAGGAGGGACGCCGCTGGTTCGCCGTCCTGAGCTGA